One Phenylobacterium hankyongense DNA segment encodes these proteins:
- a CDS encoding cob(I)yrinic acid a,c-diamide adenosyltransferase → MVTLNRIYTRTGDDGSTRLATGQPVSKAGPRVEAYGGVDETNACIGLARLHTAGELDAMLARIQNELFDLGADLATPARPDESEGAVLRILDGQVLRLEDEIDALNGALPPLASFVLPGGTAAAAALHLARTVCRRAEREAVRLKEAGEPVSGPALRYLNRLSDLLFVAARFANDRGAAEVFWKSGATR, encoded by the coding sequence GTGGTCACCCTAAACCGGATCTACACCCGCACCGGCGACGACGGATCGACGCGGCTGGCCACCGGCCAGCCGGTGAGCAAGGCGGGGCCGCGGGTCGAGGCCTATGGCGGGGTGGACGAGACCAACGCCTGCATCGGCCTGGCGCGGCTGCACACGGCCGGCGAGCTCGACGCCATGCTGGCCCGGATCCAGAACGAGCTGTTCGACCTGGGCGCGGACCTGGCCACCCCGGCGCGGCCTGACGAGTCGGAAGGGGCGGTGCTCCGCATCCTCGACGGCCAGGTGCTGCGGCTGGAGGACGAGATCGACGCGCTGAACGGCGCCCTGCCGCCGCTCGCCTCGTTCGTGCTGCCGGGCGGCACGGCCGCCGCCGCGGCGCTGCACCTGGCCCGCACGGTCTGCCGTCGCGCCGAGCGCGAGGCGGTGCGGTTGAAGGAGGCCGGCGAGCCGGTGAGCGGGCCGGCGCTGCGCTACCTCAACCGGCTGTCGGACCTGCTGTTCGTGGCCGCGCGGTTCGCCAACGACCGCGGCGCGGCGGAGGTGTTCTGGAAGTCCGGGGCGACCCGCTAG
- a CDS encoding TetR/AcrR family transcriptional regulator → MKHVSPIEAASEARVKVPTRRALAKQQTRAKVLAAARRLFSEEGYEGATIRDIAAAAGMSTGAVFANFSDKSDLFREIMAVDTAALAEAMREAASRGRNVEDALLKIFTAGYTFYKSQLPLARAAFSVSWAPQDGQTLRSMPPVQSMHDLIGEQLSAGVARGELSQESETKLRAQMLFDAYLSNYPQAIFQGWSLDALQARSRDQIRILLAGARRG, encoded by the coding sequence ATGAAACACGTCTCCCCCATCGAAGCCGCCAGCGAAGCCCGGGTGAAAGTCCCCACCCGCCGCGCCCTCGCCAAGCAGCAGACCCGTGCGAAGGTGCTCGCCGCCGCCCGCCGGCTGTTCAGCGAAGAAGGCTATGAAGGCGCCACCATCCGCGACATCGCCGCCGCCGCGGGCATGTCCACCGGCGCGGTGTTCGCCAACTTCAGCGACAAGTCGGACCTGTTCCGCGAGATCATGGCCGTCGACACGGCCGCGCTGGCCGAGGCCATGCGCGAGGCCGCCTCGCGCGGGCGCAACGTCGAAGACGCCCTGCTGAAGATCTTCACGGCGGGCTATACCTTCTACAAGAGCCAGCTGCCGCTGGCGCGGGCCGCCTTCAGCGTCTCCTGGGCGCCCCAGGACGGCCAGACGCTGCGGAGCATGCCGCCGGTGCAGTCGATGCACGACCTGATCGGTGAGCAACTGAGCGCCGGCGTGGCGCGCGGCGAGCTCAGCCAGGAATCGGAAACAAAGCTGCGGGCGCAGATGTTGTTCGACGCCTACCTGTCGAACTACCCGCAGGCCATTTTCCAGGGCTGGAGCCTGGACGCGCTGCAAGCGCGCTCACGTGACCAGATCCGCATCCTGCTCGCGGGGGCGCGACGGGGCTAA
- a CDS encoding TetR/AcrR family transcriptional regulator, with amino-acid sequence MKADVNPPPSVLSPRQSQKNATRQRVLEAARESFDTLGYEGTTIREIARKAGVSVGSVFTTFASKGEILSQVMQDRLDRLYGELDRVAPHLRGSTADRLRSMFAIHFAFEAPHVRLFLAHVAAAYDWTLPKTAVPYGRTPRLQEIMRECLAKGVEEGDVDPGLNLQEIVDLLLAAYAWTYHFAITEAADVDARTAIMDRQIGLICEGFRPR; translated from the coding sequence ATGAAGGCCGACGTCAATCCGCCCCCGAGCGTCCTGAGCCCCCGCCAGTCGCAGAAGAACGCGACCCGGCAACGGGTGCTCGAGGCCGCGCGGGAGTCGTTTGACACCCTCGGCTACGAGGGCACGACGATCCGTGAGATCGCCCGCAAGGCGGGGGTCTCGGTCGGCAGCGTGTTCACCACCTTCGCCTCCAAGGGCGAGATCCTCAGCCAGGTCATGCAGGACCGGCTTGACCGGCTCTACGGTGAGCTCGACCGGGTGGCGCCGCACCTGCGCGGCAGCACCGCCGACCGGCTGCGCTCGATGTTCGCCATCCACTTCGCCTTCGAAGCGCCGCACGTCCGGCTGTTCCTGGCCCACGTCGCGGCGGCCTACGACTGGACCCTGCCGAAGACCGCCGTGCCCTATGGCCGCACGCCGCGGCTGCAGGAGATCATGCGCGAATGCCTCGCCAAGGGCGTCGAGGAGGGGGACGTCGACCCCGGCCTGAACCTGCAGGAGATCGTCGACCTGCTGCTGGCCGCCTACGCCTGGACCTACCATTTCGCGATCACCGAGGCGGCGGACGTCGACGCCCGCACCGCCATCATGGACCGCCAGATCGGCCTGATCTGCGAGGGCTTCCGGCCCCGCTAG
- a CDS encoding TonB family protein translates to MKAQLLMLSAAGLLLASAAQAAAPPRDVQQFLDSAHRTAVVRLEKAGVALAGRPLAVRATVDGAGRLYGLHVVRSSGSLDTDAQATAALRRMAVESPPYDLAGRDVTLTFGDAPIVQAKAP, encoded by the coding sequence ATGAAAGCGCAGCTTCTCATGCTGAGCGCGGCCGGCCTCCTGCTGGCCTCCGCCGCCCAGGCCGCCGCCCCGCCCCGCGACGTGCAGCAATTCCTCGACTCCGCCCACCGCACGGCCGTCGTGCGGCTCGAAAAGGCCGGCGTGGCGCTGGCGGGCCGTCCGCTGGCGGTGCGCGCCACGGTGGACGGCGCCGGCCGGCTCTACGGCCTCCACGTCGTCCGCTCCTCGGGCTCCCTGGACACCGACGCCCAGGCCACGGCGGCGCTGCGCCGGATGGCGGTCGAGAGCCCGCCGTACGACCTGGCCGGCCGGGACGTGACCCTGACGTTCGGCGACGCGCCGATCGTCCAGGCCAAGGCTCCTTGA
- a CDS encoding twin transmembrane helix small protein, which produces MDAFSYLIPAALIAVALVLALGIYALFRGGDFGRSYSNKLMRLRVVAQAIAIAVLMGAVWWRSSH; this is translated from the coding sequence ATGGACGCATTTTCCTATCTCATCCCCGCCGCGCTCATCGCGGTCGCCCTCGTTCTTGCCCTGGGCATCTACGCCCTGTTCCGGGGCGGCGACTTCGGACGCTCCTATTCCAACAAGCTGATGCGCCTTCGGGTGGTCGCCCAGGCGATCGCCATCGCGGTCCTGATGGGCGCGGTCTGGTGGCGGTCGAGCCATTGA
- a CDS encoding electron transfer flavoprotein subunit beta/FixA family protein: MKVLVPVKRVIDYNVKARVKPDQTGVDLANVKMSMNPFDEIAVEEAVRLKEKGVATEVVSISVGPTQAQETLRTSLAMGADRAILVQTDQDLEPLAVAKVLQAIIAEESPDLVILGKQSIDGDNGATGQMLAAILGWAQATFASSIEVSGAKAKVTREVDGGLQTLEVDLPAIVTADLRLNEPRYASLPNIMKAKKKPLDVKELASLGVDTAPRLKVLKVTEPPKRGGGIKVESAADLVMKLKNEAGVL, from the coding sequence ATGAAGGTGTTGGTCCCGGTCAAGCGGGTGATCGATTACAACGTAAAGGCCCGGGTGAAGCCCGATCAGACGGGCGTCGACCTCGCCAATGTGAAGATGTCGATGAACCCCTTCGACGAGATCGCCGTCGAGGAGGCCGTCCGGCTCAAGGAGAAGGGCGTGGCGACCGAGGTCGTCTCCATCTCCGTCGGCCCCACCCAGGCGCAGGAGACCCTGCGCACCTCGCTGGCCATGGGCGCTGACCGCGCCATCCTGGTGCAGACCGACCAGGACCTGGAGCCGCTGGCGGTCGCCAAGGTGCTGCAGGCGATCATCGCCGAGGAAAGCCCCGACCTGGTGATCCTGGGCAAGCAGTCCATCGACGGCGACAACGGCGCCACCGGCCAGATGCTGGCGGCGATCCTCGGCTGGGCGCAGGCGACCTTCGCCTCCTCGATCGAGGTCTCCGGCGCCAAGGCCAAGGTGACCCGCGAGGTCGACGGCGGCCTGCAGACCCTCGAGGTCGACCTGCCGGCGATCGTCACCGCCGACCTGCGCCTCAACGAGCCGCGCTACGCCTCGCTGCCCAACATCATGAAGGCCAAGAAGAAGCCCCTGGACGTCAAGGAGCTGGCCTCACTGGGCGTCGACACCGCGCCGCGCCTCAAGGTCCTGAAGGTCACCGAGCCGCCGAAGCGCGGGGGCGGCATCAAGGTCGAATCCGCCGCCGACCTGGTCATGAAACTGAAGAACGAAGCGGGGGTCCTCTAA
- a CDS encoding electron transfer flavoprotein subunit alpha/FixB family protein, with protein sequence MAVLVIADHDNSTLKDNTHKTVTAATKLSGDIDVLVAGQNAKAVADAAARIAGVRKVLLAESPELGEGLAEAFEALVAPLMANYDAVLTPATSQGKNFSPRIAAKLDVAQISDVVEVVDASTFVRPIYAGNALETVQSSDAKKVITVRPTVFKAAAEGGSASVETIPAAAAPAKTHFVDQQLVKSARPELSGAKIVVSGGRAMGSAEEFQRVIDPLADKLGAAVGASRAAVDAGYAPNDYQVGQTGKVVAPELYIAIGISGAIQHLAGMKDSKVIVAINKDGDAPIFQVADYGLVADYKTAVPELMDALSQAGK encoded by the coding sequence ATGGCCGTTCTCGTCATCGCCGATCACGACAACTCGACGCTCAAGGACAACACCCACAAGACGGTCACCGCCGCGACCAAGCTGTCGGGCGACATCGACGTGCTGGTGGCCGGCCAGAACGCCAAGGCCGTGGCCGACGCCGCCGCCAGGATCGCCGGCGTCCGCAAGGTGCTGCTGGCCGAGAGCCCGGAGCTGGGCGAAGGCCTGGCCGAGGCGTTCGAAGCCCTGGTGGCGCCGCTGATGGCCAACTACGACGCGGTGCTGACGCCGGCGACCTCGCAGGGAAAGAACTTCAGCCCGCGGATCGCCGCGAAGCTGGACGTGGCGCAGATCTCCGACGTGGTGGAGGTGGTGGACGCCTCGACCTTCGTGCGGCCGATCTACGCCGGCAACGCGCTGGAGACGGTGCAGTCCTCCGACGCCAAGAAGGTGATCACCGTGCGCCCCACCGTCTTCAAGGCGGCGGCGGAAGGCGGCTCGGCGTCGGTGGAGACCATCCCCGCCGCGGCCGCGCCGGCCAAGACCCACTTCGTCGACCAGCAGCTGGTCAAGTCGGCGCGCCCGGAACTCTCCGGCGCCAAGATCGTGGTCTCCGGCGGCCGGGCGATGGGCTCGGCGGAGGAATTCCAGCGGGTCATCGACCCGCTCGCCGACAAGCTCGGCGCCGCGGTCGGGGCCTCCCGCGCTGCGGTGGACGCCGGCTATGCGCCCAACGACTATCAGGTCGGCCAGACCGGTAAGGTTGTGGCCCCGGAGCTCTACATCGCCATCGGCATCTCGGGCGCCATCCAGCACCTGGCCGGGATGAAGGACTCCAAGGTCATCGTCGCGATCAACAAGGACGGCGACGCGCCGATCTTCCAGGTCGCCGACTATGGCCTGGTGGCGGACTACAAGACCGCCGTTCCGGAGCTGATGGACGCGCTCAGCCAGGCCGGCAAGTAA